The Mucilaginibacter gracilis genomic interval GTGGATGAATTTACAGCCGGGATTACATTTACTTTATTGCTATAAATAGCGATTTGGGCAGCATAGGCACCCATTCTCCATTCAGAAATAGCATAAATATAAATGCCGTATTTTGCATCAATAGTTTCAAAAAAGCAGTCATCATCCCAATCGCCTTTTGTATAGTTTTGGATGGCGTTAGTGCTAATGTTCCACGATAAGGTATCTATCATACGTTACATTTTAACTATCCGTGTGGTTTTTTTAAACAGCAAAAGCCCCTACCGGAGCTTTTGCAATGCTAATTTGCCTTTGACTGAAATTATTTAACAACCGCAGGAGCGTTCAAAGCTTTTGAGGCTTCTAACGAAATGGCCGATTTATCAAATTTGATTTTTACGCCGTTATCAACTTCTACCAGTACAGTAATGTCGTTAATTTCAACAACTTTGCCGTGTATGCCGGCTGTGGTTACCACTTTGTGGCCCTTTTGCAATTCTTCAACAAATTTTTTCTGGTCTTTTTGTTTCTTGATTTGCGGACGGATCATGAAAAAATAAAATACAACAAAAATTAACCCGAACATAATATATGTTTGAGTCATGCTGCCACCTGGCAACTGTAATAGAATAGTAGATATCATTTGCTTAATTAAAAATGTGTGTTATTTAGTTTTAGTTACTTCAACTTCGCCTTTAAGGTGCGCCAGGTTTTGGGCCGGTATGGTGTTGGCGGTAATGGTTATCAGCTTGTCTTGCAGGCCACCTTTACCGGCGCTATTAAAGGTAACCTTAATTACACCGCTATCGCCGGGTTTAACGGGTTCTTTGGGCCACTCGGGCGTGGTGCAACCGCATGATGCTACCGCACTGCTAATTATTAACGGCGATTTACCGCTATTGGTAAATTTAAAATTGTGCGATACCTTATCGCCCTCTTTTATTTTACCAAAATCGTAGCTGTCGCTTTCAAACGTAATTACGGGTGCCATAGCAATTTGTGCAGCCGTTGGTTTGCCGGCTACGCTATCGGCATTGGTTGCTGTTGTTTGTTTGCTGGTGTTGTTGCAGGCCGCCAGCATGCCTGCTGTAATTAGGGCTAAAAATATTTTTTTCATTGTCAATTCTAATTTATTCCATTAATCCCCTGCCGGTTTTCTTAATTTTTCCTTCGGCTTTAAGGTCGGCTAAAATTTTGTCCAATATACCGTTTATAAATGAATTACTCTTTGGCGTGCTAAACTCCTTCGAAATTTCCAGGTACTCGTTAATGGTTACCTTAACGGGGATAGAGTTAAAGTACATAAATTCGGCAATGGCCATTTTCATGAGCAAGGTATCCATCATGGCAATACGCTCGGGCTCCCAGTTTTGGGTTTTAGCGGTTATCATTTCCTGGAAAGCCGCATCGTGCCTAATGGTTAGCTGAAACAGGTTCACAATATATTCGCGGTCGTCTTCCCAGTTCACTACGGTTTCGGCCAGTTTATTTTTTTCGGGCTCTTCGTGAGCAAAGTTTTTAAAGGTTTTGGCAATAAGGGCCTGTAGCACATCACGGTCAACGGGCCAGTAAATAAACTTATCCTCAAAAACCTGCTCGGCTAATGACGATTTTAAAATTACTTTTTTGAAGATGAATTTAATAATGTCTTTATCCGAATGGATGGTATCGTCGGTTTTCTCCAGGTACTCGGTATATTCCGATGAGTTTTTTAGTGTAGCGAACAGCGATTTGGTTAGTTCGGGATCAAAGTTCCACAGTATTTTGTATTTTTTTACTGCCGAAATGTAATCCTTATTGAGGTTAAGCGATTTGATGAACGTATTGCTTAAAATTTTGAGGTTGGGTGCTAAATCTGCCGCGGTGGGCAGGTGTTTGGCGGCACGGCCGGTTGCATCGGTATCGGCGTATTGTACAACTTCGTTAATGAGCGATAGCATCCAGATGTACATTTCGTGTACGCTATCTACACTCTGAATCAATGATTTTTCGTGAATACGGAGATCCTTTTTTTCGGACTGATAAAAGCCATATAACGATTGTAGTACTTTTACCCTAAGGTGCCTTCTGTTTAACATGTGATAAGAACGTTTTTGTGCGCCAAACGCGCACGGTTAAAATTGTAATTTATTAATATGTTGTTTTAATCTTTTTAATATCGGCTATCCGTTTTTCGGCAATTTTATTGGCTGCCTCAACGGTTGGTATGTTTTCGGTTTTTGATAGTTTTAATACATTGCGCACCGCATCATAAATATTTTCGGTTAGCTGCATGGTTCGTTTTTTATTAAAACCCGCAATTTCCGAGTAGAGGTTTATTAACCCACCAGCGTTAATTACATAATCGGGCGCGTACAAAATGCCTTTTTCTAACAGCATTTGCCCGTGCAGCTTATCATCTTTTAACTGGCTGTTTGCCGAGCCCGCTATTATAGCACATTTTAACTGCTTAATTGTTTCGGTATTTATGGTTGCACCTAAAGCGCAGGGCGCATAAATATCAACATCAAGGTCAAAAATACTGTTGTGGCCAACCGGTTCGGCACCATATTTTTTTGCCACCTGGCGCAGCCTGTCGTCGTCAATATCGCTTACGTACACCTTGGCATTCTCATCGCGCAGCAGCTTTACCAGGTTTTCGCCCACATGGCCCGTACCCTGCACCACTACCGACCGGCCTGCCAAATTATCGTTACCATACAACTCCTTTAAACACCCTTTAATACCCATGTAAACACCGCGTGCGGCTACAGGTGTAGGGTCGCCGCTGCCGCCAATGCTTTCGGGCACGCCGGTAACATACTGGGTTTCCATGCGTATGTATTCCATATCGCGGGTATTGGTGCCCACATCTTCGGCAGTAATATATTCGCCGTTAAGGTTTTTAATATACTTGCCATACATGCGCAGCAGAGCCTCGTTTTTATCACGGTGCGAATCGCCAATGATAACCGTTGAGCCACCGCCCAGGTTTAAGCCCGATATGGCAGCCTTATACGTCATGCTGCGCGAAAGGCGCAAAACATCCTGCAAGGCATCCTCTTCGGTTTTATAGGGCCACATGCGTGTACCGCCCAATGCAGGGCCCAAAGTAGTATCGTGAATGGCTATGATTGCTTTTAAACCCGTTGCCTCGTCGTTACAGTAAACCACCTTTTGATGGCCAAACACACTTAGCTGATTAAATACAGAAGGTGTATTATTTGATGGCGGCACTGGCATGGTTAACAAAGCAGGTATGATGATATGCCACAAAAGTAGCTGTTTTTTTTAATTATAGTGTACAATATTGTTTTTTGTTGCTTTTGATGACCATTTAGATTTACCAACTTTTAAAAAGTTGCCAAATATTCTTTGCTGCGATGGTATAAAAATATGTAGCTTTAAAATATGAGAATGCCAAAGCTTTTTAAAACCGCAGCTTTATTTGGGTTTGCATTACTAATTACCACGCTGGCTTGTGTGCAAAAACCCCAACACCAAATGGTTAATGCAATCCCCAAAAAGATAACCGAGCCCGCCGATAAAAACTTTGAAACCTTTTATAAACACTTTGAGCGCGATTCGGTATTCCAGCTTTCGCGAATCATTTTTCCGGTTAAGTTAACCATTACCTATGATGACGATACCCATACTATTAAATTGATAAAAAAAGCAGATTGGAAGTATTTTAACACTTTAGATAGCAAGGCCGAAAAATACATCGTCCAAACAAAACACCTAAACAGTACTCAATACAAAACCATTATTAACATTGAGGATACCGGTTATGATATGGAATACCGCTTTATAAATAAAGGCAGCAAGTGGTGGCTGGCCGGTATTGAAGATAACGGCGATTGATTACCGGGTAACGCAGTTGCGGTTTAGATTTGGCAACTTTTAAAAAGCTGCCAAATATTCTCATAAATATCCAATCATTCCCCAAAATTCAATCACTCAATCCTTCAATCACTCAATCATTAAATAACATTCAATCATTAAACATTACCTTTGTTGTTGTGAAGCACTTGGCCTACCTCAATAAGTTTTTATACAAATACCGCTGGCATTTAATACCAGGGATTATTTTTGTTACCATATCTAATATTTTCGGCATCATTCCGGCGCAAATTATCCGCATAGCGTTTAACCTCGTTACCGAAAACATTAGCACCTACCAGCTACTTAACGGTTTTGAGCAGCAGCCTATGGTGTACAGCATTTTTGGTTCAAGCTTGTTGCTGTTTGGCACGCTGGTATTGGTGCTGGCGTTGCTGCGCGGTTTGTTTGTGTTTTTTATGCGGCAAACCATTATATTAATGTCGCGCCATATTGAGTACGATTTAAAGAACGAAATATATGCCCACTACCAGGCCCTGTCGCTCGCGTTTTTCCGCCGCCACAACACCGGCGATTTAATGAACCGCGTTACCGAAGATGTGACCCGCGTGCGCATGTACCTTGGCCCGGCCATTATGTATGCCTGCAATACCGTTACCCTTTTTATAATAGCCATTTATTTTATGGTGAGCGTTAACCCTAAACTGGCCCTGCTATCGTTATTGCCTATGCCGGTTTTAGCCCTCATGATATATTACGTAAACAACATTATTGAAAGCCGCAGCGAAAGGATACAAAAACGGCTGTCAACCTTATCAAGCTTTGTGCAGGAAAACTTTTCGGGCATTAGGGTAATCAAATCATACGTTCGCGAAGGTTTTGTGCGCGAAAGCTTTGCTAAGGAGAGCGACGGCTACAAAAGCCAGTCGATGGATTTGGTAATGGTGCAGGCCCTGTTTTTCCCGCTCATGCTGCTGCTGGTTGGTTTAAGCACCATTATCACCCTTTACGTTGGCGGTGTTGAGGTTATAAAAGGCAATATAACTGCCGGTAACATTGCCGAATTTATTGTTTACCTGGGGCTGCTCACCTTCCCGGTGATGAGTTTGGGTTGGGTATCGTCGCTGGTGCAGCGGGCGGCGGCATCGCAAAAGCGCATTAACGAGTTTTTGCACGAGGAGCCCGAAATTAAATCCATCAATAAACAAAAGCAGGATATTAAAGGTAAAATTGAGTTTAAAAATGTAAGTTTTGATTACCCCGATACGGGTATCAAAGCGTTGGATGATGTTTCTTTTTCCGCAGAACCTGGCCAGTTGGTGGCTATCATTGGCCGTACAGGGTCGGGCAAATCAACAATAGCCAATTTAATTATGCGCATGTATGATACCACCGGCGGCGAGATACTCATTGACGATAAACCCATTAAACAGCTAAACCTGGAAAGCTACCGCGCCCAAATTGGCTTTGTACCGCAGGAAGTTTTTTTATTTTCGGACACGATTGCCAACAACATAGCCTTTAGTGCCGATGTACTTAACATGCCCGTTGTTGAGCAGGCCGCAAAAAATGCCGCCGTTTACAGCAATATTATGGAGTTTGAAAAGGGTTTTGAAACCATGATAGGCGAACGCGGCATCACACTATCGGGCGGGCAAAAACAAAGGGTATCAATAGCCCGCGCCATTGTGAAAGAACCCCAGATATTAATTTTTGACGATTGCCTATCGGCCGTAGATACCAAAACCGAGGAAGAGATATTAAACAACCTGGGCCGCAGTATGCAAAATAAAACCAGCCTTATTATTGCCCACCGCATATCAACCATAAAAAATGCCGACAAAATTTTGGTAATGGACAACGGCAAAATACTGGAACAAGGCACACACGCCCAGCTAATGGCCAACAAAGCCGCCTATTTTGAACTGTACGAAAAGCAGTTGTTAGAAGAGCAGGAAACGGCGTAACCTAATCAATAATCACAATTAAGAAGTATAATGACTGCCGACGCTTTTTATCTTACTATAATATTAGTATTAGCATCTACTACCTTTGTTTACAGAATTTGGACAGCCATTAAGGCTAATAACATTTTCATGACTAATCCGTCGAATAAGTCAGCAGATTATTTAACGGCAGGGCCAATGGCAGAGCCCAAAGGAAAAAACATTAAATTTATATATGGTTTAGCGGCAGCCATTTTAATAGAAGTAATAGGTATTGGCCAAAGCGTATACGCCAGTTTACAACCTGCCAATAATAATACAAACACGGGTATTAATTCAATTTTAGCCGGCTCGGGCCTCATGGGTTTTAGTTTGCTGATGCTGATTGCCGTTTTTTTACATACTTTAATGAATGAGATTGACGAGAGCCGTTTCCCTAATTACAAATACGTATTTAAGGTATGGTTCACAACAATCTTCATCGCGCCGGTGTTTTTGATAGTGCTGCTATATGCTTTTGATACAACAGCAAACGGGCATTTAGAAAAACTGCTTTCTACCTACCCTGGCGTGGTGGTTTTAACTAATGGCTTTGGCTGTTTGGTTTTATGTGGTTTATTTTTCGATGTACATTATCTTAACAAAAAAACCGAAAGTAATATCAGCAAAAAAATCAATATCCTGATATTAGCCGAGGGAATTATGCTGGCCGTTTTTGCGGTTTTTTTAATGCTCTCCCAAACTCCATTTAGCATCAGGGTGGTTTTTGCTTTGCTACCCTACGTAGTTATTATGGCCTTCAGTATTTTTTACTACAATTTTGATGAGCCGCAATTAATTAAGCCTATTTACGAAAGTGCCGAAATTGATTAATACAAACCGTTATCATTACAATTTTTTTACATTAAATTGAATTATAATACACTTTTTGTATTTGTACTTTCAAAAAATATCTATATTTAGCCCAAGCAAACTAACAAGACAATATAAAGATGGGAGATTTTGATAACAGGGAGCGCGAAGAAGTATTTTCAAAAAAAGTAAGGGCCGGAAAAAGAACTTATTTTTTTGATGTAAAAGCCACACGATCAAACGATTATTACATTACCGTAACCGAGAGTAAAAAACGTTTGGAAGACGGTGTTTTTATCAAGCACAAAATATTTTTATACAAAGAAGATTTTGAAAAATTTGCCGAAGGCTTAAAAGATACCATCGATTACATTAAAGCCAACCAGGACGTTGTTGAAAAACGCTACGAATACAACGAAATACCCGAAACCGCCAAAGTAAACGACGATTTTTCGTTCGAGATATAATATGGAAAGGCCTTGCTGTTAAGCAGGGCCTTTTTTATTCAATAAGGTTTGTCCATATTCTTTTCGGAATAAAATAAACTTCTACTGTAGTTGCAAACTACAGGCATAATGCTATTCGAAGTCTCCGACTTCGAATAGCAAAGCAGAAATGTTACTTTTTCCCTTTTTATAAAAATGCTGTTCGAAGTCTCTGACTTCGAACTATTATGACTGTAGTCTCCGACTACAGTCCAAGTAATGACAAACTACGGCAAACCGAGCATATCCACCACAAGCGATGACGCTTGCGGGAGCGACGAACTATAACACCAATTTCGATGTTCAATATTTGTTCTGTTCCTTAACTTACTTATGCACCGGCACTTTCAAAATATGGCCGAAAATTAGCATGGCTATGTTGAAGTAAATAACCAGTCCGGTAACGTCAACCAGGGTGGCTACAAATGGTGCGGAAGAAGTTGCCGGGTCAAAGCCTACTTTTTTGAGGGCGAGTGGCAGCATGGAGCCCGCCAGCGACCCCCAGAGTACAACCCCTATCAGCGAAAAGCCAACTGTAAAGGCCATTAGCAGCCAGTGTTCGCCGTAAATATCGCTAAAGGTTGTCCATATGGCAACGCGCGAAAAGCCTATTATGCCCAATATGGTGCCCAGTAATAAACCCGAAATAATTTCGCGGCGCATTACGCGCCACCAGTCTACCAGTTTAACCTCGCCCAGGGCCATAGCCTGTATAATAAGCGTAGAAGCCTGCGAGCCGCTATTGCCACCGCTGGATATAATGAGCGGCACAAAAAATGCCAGCATGGTTAACGAAGCCAGTTCGCCACCGTATGATTGCATGGCCGTTGTAGTTAACATCTCGCTTAAAAATAAAATAATTAACCAGCCAACGCGCTTTTTAACCAGGCGCATAATGTTAATATCCAGATACGGCTCGTCCAGCGCTTCGGTACCGCCAATTTTTTGGATGTCTTCGGTATACTCTTCGTTGGCAATCCACAAAATATCGTCAACGGTAACAATGCCCAGTAGGATGTTGTTATCATCGGTAACGGGCAGCGCAGTGCGGTTATTCATCCGGAAAACGTTAATGGCTTCCTCCTGCGGGTCGTTCACGTTAAGGGCAATCAGGCGGTTATCCATCAGGGTACTTATCTTGGTTTCGGGTTCAACCAAAAGTATATCGCGTATGCGTATATCGTCAACCAGTACGCCGCTGCTGTCAATCACATACAAAACGTCAATCGTTTCCGAGTTTTTGCCATACTTGCGCAGGTGGGTAAGTACGCGGGTAACGTCCCAGGATTTTTTAACGGTAATATAATCGGGGGTCATCAGTCGGCCAACGCTGTCTTCCTTGTAACCTAATAGCATCAGGGCTTCTTTGCGGTCGTCGGCAGGTAGCTGTAGTATCATGGCCTTAACGGTATCGCCATGTAATTCACTAAAAAGGGCGGTACGGTCGTCGGGAGGTAATTCTCTAACTATCTCGGCTATTTTTGCACCCGGAAGTTTTTTAATGATCCGTTCCTGAGTAGGAAAATCCAATATCCTAAAAACATTTACCGCGCGGTTAAGGGATATGGATTGGATAAATAAAGCGGCCATTTCGGGCATCTCATCAATAAGTTCCTCTACTTCCGAAATATTAAGATTATCCAAATACGCACGGAGTTGTTCCTCATCCTCCGTTTTTAGAATTAACTCCAATTCCTCAACCATTTCTTTCATAGACGTTCTTATTTTAAATTATCAGCAATAGGCACAAAACTTTATGTGGCGCAAAAGTCGGTTATTTTTCCAAATTACAATACAGTTTTTCTGTTATCTTTGCGCGAAATTTAATTGGCTTGATGGAGAGGGTTCATAGTTAATGGATCATAGTTCATAGAGCCTTAAAAAAAATTATAGTTTATGATTTATGGTTTAAATAGTTCACCGTAAGCATCGTCTTACCATGAACAGTGAACCATGAACCATGAACCCAAATCAAAAACTAACATGGGACTACAGTGTGGTATAGTAGGTTTGCCAAATGTGGGTAAATCAACACTTTTTAATTGCTTATCAAACGCCAAGGCGCAGGCGGCAAATTTTCCTTTTTGCACCATTGAGCCCAATGTGGGTGTTATTACCGTTCCGGACGAGCGCTTAACCAAGCTTATCGAACTGGTAAATCCTAAAAACGTAGTGCCCAACGTTATTGAAATAGTTGATATTGCCGGCCTGGTTAAAGGCGCCAGCAAGGGCGAAGGCCTGGGCAACCAGTTTTTAGGTAACATACGCGCCACAAACGCTATTATACACGTTTTGCGTTGTTTTGATGATGATAACGTGATACACGTTGACGGATCTGTTGACCCGATACGTGATAAGGAAATTATTGATACCGAGTTGCAACTGAAAGACCTGGAATCGATAGAAAAAAAGATTCAGAAGGTTGAAAAAGGTGCCAAAATTGGCGATAAGGAACAAAAACGTGCCTACGATGTGTTAAACGTTTACCGTAACCATTTGCTGGAAGGTAAATCGGCCCGTACTGCACCGGTTGCCGAAGAAGATAAGGATTACATTGCCGACCTGTGGTTGCTAACCGCCAAACCGGTAATGTATGTATGCAACGTGGAAGAAAAATCGGTAAACACGGGCAACGCTTATGTAGAAAAAGTTAAGGCCGCCGTTAAAGACGAAAATGCACAGGTGCTGGTTATTTCGGCTCAAATAGAATCGGAAATTGCGTCGTTAGACTCGTATGAAGAGCGCCAGATGTTTCTGGACGATTTGGGTTTAACCCAATCGGGCGTAACACAGTTAATTAAAGCCGCCTACAAGCTTTTAAACCTGGCCACTTACTTTACCGCCGGTGTGCAGGAAGTACGCGCCTGGACCATTACCCTGGGCTTTACCGCCCCGCAAGCGGCAGGCGTTATCCATACCGACTTTGAAAAGGGCTTTATCCGCGCCGAGGTTATTAAATACGACGATTTTGTAAAATACGGCTCAGAAAACGCCTGCAAAGAAAACGGAAAACTAAGCGTAGAAGGCAAAACCTACATAGTTGCCGACGGCGATATTATGCACTTCAGGTTTAACGTTTAGTTCGTTTAAATCAGAAACAAGAAGCCAGAATCAAGAGGCAAGATGAGTTTTAAAACTTTGTCTTGGTTCTTGGTTCTGGCTTTTTTTGTATCTGTTTTTTTCCTGTCTTGACTCTAGCGTCTTGACTCCTGACTCTGAACTCTGAATTCTTCATCATAAAAAAAGCACCTCTATGCCAGCAAGAGGTGCTTTTTTATTAACTTTTAACTGACTTCATTTTTACGCAATGAAAAAACGATAAAGAACGAGAGGAAGTGTCTGGCGGCAATTCTATATTTTTAATGAGTTTTATTTCATTTCCTTATTTTCCGCCTGGGTTTGCAGGCGTTGTTGTACTGCTGTTATTTTCGGGCAAAAGCACAAACCTGATGTAGTTTTTACCGCTCAGGTATTTTTGAGCAGTTTGTTTCAGGCTTTCGGGCGTTATGGCCTGCAAATTATTGTTATAGCTATCCAGCTCGGTTAGCGGGTCGTTGTTTTGTAACTGTCCGCTTAGGTAGCTTAACCAAAATTTGTTGGTTTTAAAGTTAGTTTCGCGGCTACGCAGTTCCTCGGCTTTGTACTTATCAACGTTTACCTGCGGCGGGCCTTGCGTTTTCAGTTTCTCCACCTCGTCAAGCGCCGAAGCTATCAGCTTATCAACATTTTGCGGCGCACAGCCAAAGGCAATAATAAAGTTGTAACGCGCGCTTGGCAACTTGGCCACATTAGCATAAGCACCAGGCGTGTAAACACCGCCTTCATCTTCGCGCAGGCGCTCTAACAGCCTAAATTCAAGGGTTTCTTTCAAGGCATCTAACTGTTGTTTTTCGTTAGCGCTGTAAGCAAAATTGCCTGTAAAAAACAGTTGTACTGTAGCCTTTTGCTCGGTGCCTTTATAAACATTTTTTTGGAAACGGCCTTCGGGCGGATGGATGCCCAAATCTTTAGCCGCTTGCGCTGCACCGGTTACCGGTAACGAGGCTATGTATTTTTCAAGCAAAGGTTTAATGGTTTCCACATCAATGCTGCCCACAAAAACAAAGGTGGTGCCGGCAGCGTTGGCAAAACGCTCTTTATAAATTTGGTATGCTTTATCTAAATTTATAGCATCTAACTTGGCAAGCGTTGGCGGCGTGCGGCGGATGTTATAGTTGCCTAAAAAGGAGCTAACCGAATCTTTAAAAACACTATTAGGATCGCTGCCACGGTTGGCCAAACTTGCTTTTGAACGCTGAATGATGCTTTGAAACTGGTTTGCATCTTTACGCGGTTCGGTTAAGTAAGCATAGCAAAGTTGCAGGGCCGTTTCCAGGTCTTGAGGGATAGCGCCACCGCTAACACCCTGGCCGCGCTCGCTAATGTAAGGCTGCACCGCTACCTGCTTGCCCGATAAAAACTTGCTCAACTCGGTAGTGTTATAATTACCAGCACCAAAAGATGGTATAATGCCCGTGTTGGCAGCACTCTGGTAATCGGCATCGGGATACAACGACGTGCCGCCTGGCGAAAAAGAGCCAAACATAATTTCGTTATTTTTAAAATCGGTAGGTTTTAGTACCACTTTAATGCCGTTGCTAAGGGTTAAGGTGGTTATGCCCAGGCCGGCATCCTTAACCTGGTTAACTATTTTACCCGGCGTTGGCTGTTTAGCCAGTAAAGCTAAAGTGCTTACCTCGTCGTTATAAGGTTTTAAATCTTCGGCCTCAACGGCTTTCAGCCATCCGTTAACGGTAGCCTCGTCAGGCAATCCGGCTTTATCCTTTTCGGGAGCCATTAGCAAAATATCGCGGTTATCGTTGCGTATGTATTGCTGCGCTGTTTTAGCCAGGTCGGCAAGGGTAATTTGCGGCAGGGCAGCTTTAACTAATTCATATTCGGCATCTATACCCGGGGCAGCTTCATTTTTTAAAAAGTAAGCCAGGTATTCTTTTACATAACTTTCAGATTCGGTTTTGTTTTTCTCTTTTAAAGCCGACTCCATACGGCTCAAATAGCTTTGCTTGGCCCTATCCAACTCGGTAGCCGTAAAGCCAAAGCGTTTTACCCTTTCGGTTTCGCGCCATACAGCTTTTAAACCTTTTTCCATGCCCTGTGGTTTAACCACTACGCTTGCGCTAAAGTTATCCAAACCACCTAAAAAATCGTCTATATCGGCACCACCCTGTATATAAGGCGGGTCGGCCTGCCTTAGCAGTTCGGCGTAACGCGCACCAAGCATGCTGTTAAACAAGCTGTTAATCATAGATGCCTTATAATCCGAAGCGGTTGATAAGCCGGTAGCCTTGTGTTTAATGATAACCTCTGCTACGATAGATGTCATCTCCGGATCGCTAACCGACTGGAAATGGTTTTGGCCCGTTAGCGGGATGGTATATTTTACACGCTCTTTTTCGGCAGCAGGGTTTTTTAAATCGCCAAATTTGGCCTTAATGGTTTGCTCCATCTGGTTCACATCAATATCGCCAACCACAATCAGCGCCTGCAAATCGGGCCTGTACCAGGTATGGTAATAATCTCTGATGGTTTCGGGTTTAAAGCTTTTCAATACCTCTTCGGTACCTATAGGTATACGGCTGGCATAGCGCGATTGGTTGAGCAGCATGGGGAAATACTGGCGGCGCATACGCTCCTGGGCACCTTTGCCCAAACGCTTTTCTTCTAAAACCACACCGCGTTCCTTGTCAATTTCAACCGGGTCTAAAGTTGCTTCCTGCGCCCAGTCGCGCATAATTTGGATGCCATTTTGCAGTACATCGGGCTTATCGGTAGGTAATGGCAGTTGGTAAACGGTTTCGTCAAAGCTGGTATAAGCGTTTAAATCCGCACCAAAGCGCACGCCCGATTTTTGAAGGTAATTTATCAGCTCATTTTTTGGGAAATGCGTGGTACCATTAAAGCTCATATGCTCCATAAAGTGGGCAAGGCCCTGCTGCTCGTCGGTTTCCAGTATCGAACCTACCTTGTTGGCCAGGTAAAATACCACCCTGTTTTTGGGCTCTTCGTTGTGCCGTATGTAGTAGGTAAAGCCATTGGGCAATTTACCGGTACGCACCGCCACATCAAGCGGTAAAGGTTTTTGTTGCGCCAGTGCATTTGCGGCCAATACCAGGGTTCCGGCTATAGCCAGACAGATGTTTTTTATTTGCATTGTTTTTAGTTACTTTTTAAAGTACGGAAGCATTACCAACCTTTGTTTTTTATATGATGCAGGCAGTTTGATGAGGCATGTTTGCCCATAAACCTTAGCGGCCAGTATTTTAATTTAGGCAGCTTTGTTTATTTAACGGCTACGGTAAACTCAACATCTTCGGGCGGCAGGCATTGCCTGTCGTTACAAGTCATGTATTGCAGGGTGCCTTTAACGGTGGCCTGGCCGGTTTTTAATTTTATTTTTTGTTGAAACACAACCGAGTTTTCAAAAAAAGAAACATCCATGTTAAACACTTTTTCGTTGCGGGTTATTGGCTTTGGCTCAATGGTTTTGCCAACCACGGTGTAGCTTTTTGATGCCGGGAAGGTAAACGTTGTTTTTACCGGGCCACCATCTTTAACCGTTTGCGAATAAACGTGCCAGCCTTCGTCAATAGTGGCTTTCATCAATATCATAACCTCGTTGTTGCCTAATTTTTTAAAGGCATAGCTCCATTTTACCGGAGTTAATATTTGCGCGTGTAACTGTGTACACAGCAAAAAAACAAATACTGTAAATAATAACTTTTTCATTTTTTTTATGGTTTATTGTATGAATGATTCTTTAAGCCTGCTAATGGGGTGGTAGCCCGTAAATGTAACGTTTGATGATA includes:
- a CDS encoding DUF3276 family protein, which produces MGDFDNREREEVFSKKVRAGKRTYFFDVKATRSNDYYITVTESKKRLEDGVFIKHKIFLYKEDFEKFAEGLKDTIDYIKANQDVVEKRYEYNEIPETAKVNDDFSFEI
- the mgtE gene encoding magnesium transporter; amino-acid sequence: MKEMVEELELILKTEDEEQLRAYLDNLNISEVEELIDEMPEMAALFIQSISLNRAVNVFRILDFPTQERIIKKLPGAKIAEIVRELPPDDRTALFSELHGDTVKAMILQLPADDRKEALMLLGYKEDSVGRLMTPDYITVKKSWDVTRVLTHLRKYGKNSETIDVLYVIDSSGVLVDDIRIRDILLVEPETKISTLMDNRLIALNVNDPQEEAINVFRMNNRTALPVTDDNNILLGIVTVDDILWIANEEYTEDIQKIGGTEALDEPYLDINIMRLVKKRVGWLIILFLSEMLTTTAMQSYGGELASLTMLAFFVPLIISSGGNSGSQASTLIIQAMALGEVKLVDWWRVMRREIISGLLLGTILGIIGFSRVAIWTTFSDIYGEHWLLMAFTVGFSLIGVVLWGSLAGSMLPLALKKVGFDPATSSAPFVATLVDVTGLVIYFNIAMLIFGHILKVPVHK
- the ychF gene encoding redox-regulated ATPase YchF, which codes for MGLQCGIVGLPNVGKSTLFNCLSNAKAQAANFPFCTIEPNVGVITVPDERLTKLIELVNPKNVVPNVIEIVDIAGLVKGASKGEGLGNQFLGNIRATNAIIHVLRCFDDDNVIHVDGSVDPIRDKEIIDTELQLKDLESIEKKIQKVEKGAKIGDKEQKRAYDVLNVYRNHLLEGKSARTAPVAEEDKDYIADLWLLTAKPVMYVCNVEEKSVNTGNAYVEKVKAAVKDENAQVLVISAQIESEIASLDSYEERQMFLDDLGLTQSGVTQLIKAAYKLLNLATYFTAGVQEVRAWTITLGFTAPQAAGVIHTDFEKGFIRAEVIKYDDFVKYGSENACKENGKLSVEGKTYIVADGDIMHFRFNV
- a CDS encoding M16 family metallopeptidase, whose product is MQIKNICLAIAGTLVLAANALAQQKPLPLDVAVRTGKLPNGFTYYIRHNEEPKNRVVFYLANKVGSILETDEQQGLAHFMEHMSFNGTTHFPKNELINYLQKSGVRFGADLNAYTSFDETVYQLPLPTDKPDVLQNGIQIMRDWAQEATLDPVEIDKERGVVLEEKRLGKGAQERMRRQYFPMLLNQSRYASRIPIGTEEVLKSFKPETIRDYYHTWYRPDLQALIVVGDIDVNQMEQTIKAKFGDLKNPAAEKERVKYTIPLTGQNHFQSVSDPEMTSIVAEVIIKHKATGLSTASDYKASMINSLFNSMLGARYAELLRQADPPYIQGGADIDDFLGGLDNFSASVVVKPQGMEKGLKAVWRETERVKRFGFTATELDRAKQSYLSRMESALKEKNKTESESYVKEYLAYFLKNEAAPGIDAEYELVKAALPQITLADLAKTAQQYIRNDNRDILLMAPEKDKAGLPDEATVNGWLKAVEAEDLKPYNDEVSTLALLAKQPTPGKIVNQVKDAGLGITTLTLSNGIKVVLKPTDFKNNEIMFGSFSPGGTSLYPDADYQSAANTGIIPSFGAGNYNTTELSKFLSGKQVAVQPYISERGQGVSGGAIPQDLETALQLCYAYLTEPRKDANQFQSIIQRSKASLANRGSDPNSVFKDSVSSFLGNYNIRRTPPTLAKLDAINLDKAYQIYKERFANAAGTTFVFVGSIDVETIKPLLEKYIASLPVTGAAQAAKDLGIHPPEGRFQKNVYKGTEQKATVQLFFTGNFAYSANEKQQLDALKETLEFRLLERLREDEGGVYTPGAYANVAKLPSARYNFIIAFGCAPQNVDKLIASALDEVEKLKTQGPPQVNVDKYKAEELRSRETNFKTNKFWLSYLSGQLQNNDPLTELDSYNNNLQAITPESLKQTAQKYLSGKNYIRFVLLPENNSSTTTPANPGGK